A window of Gallaecimonas kandeliae genomic DNA:
CCAGCAGGAAGAGGGGGCTCTCCAGGGGCTCAGTGGGCCTGAAATCAATGCTTATCTGGTGCACCGGCCAAGGGTAGGCGGCCAGCCTGGCGGCGCCGGAAAAACGCAGCGCCGTCCCGTCATGCAGTTCCCCCAGCGGCTCCCCTTCTTCCTCGGCGCGGCCCACTTCCAACTCCAACCACTCGTAATGGGCAAGCTCGCGGATAAAGGGCGGATCGCAGTCCCCGGACTGGAAGGCCGGGGAGTCCAGGTAGTCGAGGAAGGCGCCGCTGATGTCCAAAAAAAGCGGGCTCTTGCAGTCATGGTCGGCATAGAAGCGCCGGGCCAGGGCCTGCCAGTCGGGGCCCTGGTAGAGGCTTTTGAGCACCGGGAAGGCCGAGGCCAAAAAGCCTTCGACGTTGTTGAAAAAGAGCCGCCGGTAGATGGCCAGGCGCCGGTCTTCAATACCGGCCGGCGCAGGATGTTGTTGCGGGTCGCGAATATGGGCCATCAAGGCCTCTTGCAAGGCGCGAAAGTCCATCAGGCCACCTGCCTTAGCGCCTGCTGCTGGCGGGCATGGATCTCACCCACCTCCGCCAGCAGCTTGTCCAGGGAGGGGATGTTGAAGTCCCTTTCCAGCAGGGTGGGAAAGACGCCGTGGTATCGGTAGGCCTTTTCCAGCAGTTCCCAGACAGGGGCTATGACGTCGGCGCCATGGGTGTCGACGATAAGATCAGGCGCCTCCTGGTGGTGGCCGGCGATATGGCCGCAGGCGATGCGGTGGCTGGGCAGCGCCTTGAGGAAAGCCTCGGCATCGTAGCCGTGGTTGATGGCGTTGACGTGGATGTTGTTGACGTCCAGCAGCAGCTGGCAGTCCGCTTCTTCCAACACCGCCTTGATGAAGTCGCTCTCCGCCATCTCCTGGCCGGGGGCGGCGTAGTAGGAGACGTTTTCCAAGGCCAGGGGCCGCTCCAGCACCTGCTGCACTTCCCTGACCCGGGCGGCCACATGGCGCACCGCTTCTTCGGTGAAGGGAATGGGCATCAAGTCGTAGAGATGGGCGTTGCCGGAACAAAAGGAGAGGTGTTCCGAGTAGAGCCGTACCTGGTGCAGATCCAGGAACGCCTTGAGTTCCTTGAGGAAAGCCCTGTCCAAGGGGGCCGGGCCGCCGATGGAAAGCGACAGGCCGTGGCAGTTGACGGTGTGCTGTTCGGTCAGGGCCCGGAAACGGCGGCCCAAGGGGCCACCGAGGCGCATCCAGTTTTCGGGGGCCACCTCCAGGAAAGCAAGAGGCTCGGGCAAGGCCTGCCCTTCCAGCTCCCCCATGAAATCCCGGCGCAGCCCAAGGCCGGCCCCCTGTACGGAAAAAGTCATCTCAGCCCCCAAAGAAAAGGCGGGCCGAGGCCCGCCGCCAGACTCAGATGGCGCTGCCGCACTGGCCTTCTTCGTGGGCCTTGGTGCCCTCGCCGCAGTTGCCTTCTTTGGCCTTGGCATCGCTCATGGCCTTGCCCTTGTCGCCGCCACAGTTGCCTTCCTTCTTGGCCTTGGCATCGGCCTTCATTTGGGCTTTGTCGTCGGCCTTCATCTTGGCCTTGTCGCCGCCGCACTGGCCTTCTTTGGCCTTGCTGGCCTGGGCCTTGCCTTCTTCGGCCGCGCTGCCGCCGCACTTTGCCTCACCACACTTGGCCTCCAGGCTGGAAACCTGGTAGCCCTTTGCCAGATCCAGCATGGCAAAGGGGGAAGCCTGGGCCTCGGAGGCCGTGGCCAGTGAGCCAACGACCAGAGCGCCCAGCGCCGCCGCGACAGTGTTACGTGCTTTCATGTGATATTCCTTTTCGTACTTGACTGAGGTTGCGACATGGATGGCCGGTTGCCAGTTTGTCATGTCAGGTCACAGCAACAGACCCGACCCATCCCTTATCTCTTTCATTCGCCATCAAATACCGTACACTTGCCGCCCGGTTTTGTCTCGAGGTTCGGGTGATGCGCGTATTGCTGGCGCCGATGGAAGGGGTGGTCGACCACCTGATGCGTGAGCTGCTGACGGCAGAAGGCGGCTTCGATCTCTGCGTCACCGAATTCCTGCGGGTGGTGGAGCAACTGCATCCGGCCCGGAGCTTCTACAAGGTTTGCCCTGAACTCCACAACGGCGCCCGCACTGCCAGCGGTGTGCCGGTGCGCATCCAGCTGCTGGGCCAGTCTCCCCAATGGCTGGCCGAGAACGCCGTGCGGGCCGTGGAGCTGGGCTCCCCCGGCGTGGACCTCAACTTCGGCTGCCCGGCCAAGACGGTGAACCGCAACAAGGGCGGTTCTGTGCTGCTCAAGGAGCCGGAGACCCTCTATGCCATCATCTCCGAGGTGCGCAAAGCGGTACCGGCCGCCTTCCCCGTCACCGCCAAGATCCGCCTCGGCTACGACGATGCTTGCCTGATGCTGGACAACGCCCGCGCCGTGCAAAACGCCGGCGCCAGCGAGCTCTGTATCCATGCCCGCACCAAAAGAGACGGCTACCGCCCCCCGGCCTACTGGGACCAGATAGCCCGCATCAAGGACGTGGTGTCCCTGCCCATCATCGCCAACGGCGAGATCTGGACGCCGGAGGATGCCAGGCGCTGCCAGGCAGAATCCGGTTGCGTGGATCTGATGCTGGGCCGAGGCGCCCTGGCCTGCCCCAGCCTTGCCGCCAGCATCAAGGGCCTGACGGCCAAACAGCCCTGGTCTCAGGTCAGGGAGCTGCTCAAGCGTTATTCGCGCTTCGAGATCCAAGGCGACAAGGGCCAGTACTATCCCAACCGCCTCAAGCAGTGGCTGCAGTTCCTGCGCCTGCAATACCCCGAGGCCCAGGCCCTTTTCGATAGCGTCCGCACCCTCAAAGACAAGGACCAGATGCTCGATTGCATCGGACCTTGATGCAGGTCAGCAAAGCCGCCCCAGCCAGGCCCTAGACTGGGTGCTCCAAAAACGAGGGGATGCATCCATGCCTGATTTCCAATTGGCACTGGTTAAGGAACAAGAGCAGCTCCAGCAGAAGATCAAGGTGCGCCTGATCGAGATGGGGGCCTCCAGGAACCTGCTGGACGCCCTCGACAGCCAGGGATTGGACGGCATAGGCGCCAGCCTGGCCCTGTTGCCGGACCGCCAGCTTTACGGCCTCTGCCAGCGCCTTGGCCAAGTAGAGGCGGCCCTGTGCCAGCTCGACCTGGGGCTGTTTGGGATCTGCTCAGACTGCGACGGCGAGATAGAGGTGGAGCGGCTGGTGGCCGACCCTGCCGAGCAGCGTTGCAGCACCTGCAGCCACAGGCAGGTTTAAAAAGCTTGCCATGCCGCCAGGGGCCCGGCATGCTGGGGTCATCAAGCATCCTGGGTTTGCACCATGACCAACACCGCCGCCCTGTTCTTTTTCGTGTTCTTCGCTGCCCGCAAGGGAGGCGACGGCGCTGCTTGAATCGAATTCAGTCAAGTCCGAAGGCCTCCCACCCAGGGAGGCCTTTTTCGTTTTGGAGGCAAAATGGATCTTAATCAGTTAAGGCAGGACATCGAAAAACTCGACCAGGACCTGCTCGGCTGCCTGGCCAGGCGGCGCCAAATCGCCTTGGAAGTGGCCAAGACCAAGGCCGAGCGCCAGGGGGCCGTCAGGGACCAGGAGCGGGAAGCCAGTTTGCTGCTCAGGCTGATGGACCAGGGCAAGGCCCTGGGACTGGATCCGGCCTACCTGACCCGGCTCTACCAGATCATCATCGAAGACTCGGTACTGCTGCAGCAGGCTTGGATGCAACAGGGCCAGGAGCAAGGCGCCCTGCTCATCGCCCATCTGGGCCAGCCCGGCACCTATTCGCACCTGGCCGCCCAGGGCTACGCCAGCCGCCGCCAGCGCCCCTTCCAGGGCCTGTCCTGTGAGTCCTTTGCCGACATAGTGAAAGCCGTGGAAGAAGGCCGCGCCCCCCTCGGCATCTTGCCCATCGAGAACAGCTCCTCGGGCTCCATCAACGAGGTCTACGACCTGCTGCGCCACACCCACCTGCATATCGTCGGCGAGACCTACCTGCCGGTGGACCACCACCTGCTGGTCAAACCCGGTCTGGCGCTGGAACAAATCAAGGCGGTCCACGGCCATCCCCAGGCCCTGACCCAGTGCTCCCATTATCTCGGCAAGCTGGAGGTGCACCAGCAGGCCTGCGCCTCCTCGGCCCATGCCATGGCCCTGGTGGCGGCAAGCGACGAGCCCCTGGCCGCCATAGGCCCGGAAAGCGGCGGCGCCCTCTACGGCCTGGTGGCCCTGGCGCACCAGCTGGCCAACCAGGACCAGAACCAGACCCGCTTCATCCTGGTCAGCCGCGACGCCCGGACTGTACCGGCCCAGTTGCCGGCCAAGACCAGCCTGATCATGGCCACCCACAACACCCCGGGCGCCCTGGTGGACGCCTTGCAGGTGCTGCGCCAGAACGGCATCAACATCGCCAAGCTCGAATCCAGGCCCATGCCGGGCAACCCCTGGGAAGAGCTCTTCTACGTGGATCTGGCCATCAACGACCAGAGCGAGGCCTGGCAGCAGGCCAGGCAGCAACTGGCCGCCATGACTCGCTTCACCAAGGTGCTGGGCTGCTACCTGGACGAGCGGGTCAAGCCGACCCGCCCTCCCCTGCCCCAATAACGAAAGCCCCTGCAGGGGCTTTTTTTGCCACTGTATAGACCGGGGACATCGCTGACAGGTGTGCGGAGATATGGCTAATGGTGATGTTGAATTTAATTTATAAAATTGTTTGGCCAGCATCTTTCTTGACGTTTTTCTGTCTCTTTCAAAAGAATGGGCAAGTCCCCAAATTTCAGGAGATCGTCATAAGAATGGCATCTTCAATCGACCAATAAAAAAGGCGGCCCTGAGGCCGCCTTTTCAATCTCCAATCGCTTAGATGCGCCAGCTCAGCTTGGCGTAAGCGTAGGTACCCAGAACGTCGTAGACTTCCGGTACTGTGTTGGCGTTGGAGTAGTGCGGCACGAACTCCGGATCTTGGTCGAACAGGTTGTCCACACCCAAGGTCACGGTAGCCTTGTCGTTGAAGTGATAGCTTGCAGAGACGTCGTGGTAGAACACAGCGTCGGTCTTGAAGCTCTGCAGCTCCAGATCCTTCATGCCGTCGATGAAACGGACACGCCAGGAGGCATCCCACTTGTCGCCGCTCAGCTTCAGGCTGGCGTTGTGCTTCCACTTGGCATAGGCGCCGTTGTCACCGCTGATGGTACCGGCGTACTCGCGGCCATCCTGCTTGAAGGAATCCAGGTAGCTGGTATCCCAGGTGACAGTCCAGCCCAGGCCCAGGGCGTCGAAGGCATAGCGCATGTTCAGGTCGACACCCTTGCTCTTCTGCTCACCGACGTTGGTCAACGGACGAACCATGTGGTTGATCTTGTTGGACAGAGAGCTACGGCTCAGCTCCAACAGGTCACAGGCCGCAGTCTCACCGGCATAGCAACGGTCCAGATACTGCTGGCCATCGATGCGGACAATGGCGTCGGTAACCTTGATCTCGTAGTAGTCGAGGGTGGCGGAGAAGCCGTTGATGAAGCTCGGGCTCCAGACGGCACCCAGGGTCAGGGTGTCGGCCTGCTCGGGCTTCAGCTCTTTGTCGGACAGCCAGGTGTTCTCGATCTGGTTATCGAACTCGTAAGTGGTATCACCGATCTCGGCGTTACACTTCTGATACAGAGTGGTGCTGGGATCTTTGGAACCGTAGCCAGAGCAAGGATCGTCCAGGTAGTCGAAGCTACCGACGTTACCGCCGTACAGTTCGGAAACTGTGGGGGCGCGGAAGGCGGTAGAACGCACGCCACGCAGCATCAGGTCGTCGTTCAGGCGCCAGGTCAGACCCAGTTTCCAGGTGCTGTCATTGCCGAAGGTGGAGTAGTCGAAGTAGCGGATGGCCGCTTCAACAGACAGATCCTTGGCCAGGAAGACGTCGGACAGCAGCGGCACGGCGAATTCGGCGTAAACCTGGGTGGTGTCGTAGCTGCCAGAAGTGGGATCCTGCTGGGACTGGGCGCTGTCACCGGCGACGGTCACGGCGTCAGGCTGGAACCAACCGGATTCACGACGGTACTCGGCACCGGCGGCGAAGCCCAGCATACCGGCAGGCAGCTCGAACAGGTCACCGGAGATGTTACCGGCAACGACGTTCATCTCGTTACCACCGGTAGAGGTATCGGTGTAGTTGACGTAGTCCAGCAGGTCCTGGCTCAGCTGGCCTTCGGGTACGAGCCAGTTACCGCAGGGTACACCGTTCTCTCCGCAGATGTCGGGATTGGTGGTTTCCGCCAGTTTGCGGGTGTTCTGCAGGTTGTGAACCTTGCTGACAGAGTCATTACGACCCCAGGTGTAGGACAGGTCCCAATCCAGGCCGTTATGGATGTCCAGGGAGCCCTGAGCGCCCAGCACGAAACGGGTGGTGTCCACTGTCTGCTCGTAGCCACGGGGGCCGGCATCGGTCATTCGACGAGCGTACTCGACCTTCTGACCGTCGAAGGGGGTGCTCGGATCGTTTACGGTGATCTCCACGCCGCTGACGGGGGAAGGTGCCAGTTGCTGGCTGGACATACGCTTGGTATGGAAGAACTCGGTAAACAGCTGGGTATCGTCGGTCAGCTCGTAATGGCCGCTACCGAAGAGAGAAGCGCGCTTCTGGGGGGTGTACAGGTATTGGAAGGGTACGTAGTTGTACCTGCTTGTGGCTTCCACCCATTGCTGGCTGCCCTGGTCGAATTCGTAATCTTTGCCGCCGAAGCTAACGAGACCACCGGGGATGACGGCACTGCCGCTGCCACAGGCACCTTCGGCATTTTTCTTGCGAACGCAGGAAGACCAGTCGCGCTCGCTCTGCTTGGCCAGGCCGCGGTCCAGGTAGCTGGCGCCGATCACGATGTTGCCGCGGTCGAAGCTACCACCCATCAGCATGCTGATCTCGGCGGTGTTGGCGTCGCCCTCTTTGGTGCCGCCGTAGCTGGCATCCATCTGCAGGCCTTCGAAGTCCTTCTTGGTGATGATGTTGATAACACCGGCGACGGCGTCAGAACCGTAGACGGCGGAGGCGCCGTCCTTCAGCACTTCGATGCGTTCGATCATGGCGACGGGGATGGAGCTCAGGTCGACGGAGGCGTCGGCACCGGAACCGGAGTTCACCATGCGGCGGCCGTTGACCAGCACCAGGGTACGGGCTTCGCCCATGCCGCGCAGGTTGACGCGGGAAACACCTTCACCACCGTTATTGGTGGAGGAACCGGTAGGAGCGCCGGCGCTGAAGGTGCTTTGGGACAGCACGTCGGCTACTGAGGTGTAGCTGCCGGCGGCCAGGTCCTTGGCGGAAATAACGGAAACCGGGCTAGCGGTTTCCATGTCGGTACGCTTGATGCGAGAGCCGGTGACTTCGATGCGCTCCAGATCGGAACCGTCATCGGCAGCAAGAACAGGCATGGTGACCGCAGCGGAAGCACTGGCGAACAGTGCCCAGCTGACAGCTTTGGAAGTAATGGTTTTTGACATCATGACATCGTTCCCTTTGGCGATATTTTGTTCGCATTAGGATTTGTGGTTGTTTTCTTGGTTTTAAAAAACCGCATTGATACTTAAACAGCGCCACATTAATGTCAACGCAACAACGGGATGCAAAAAAGTTAAAAACGTTAACCAAAGGTCACCGCTACAACAATAAAATATCTCCGCTTTGATGAAAAATGGGTGACGACAGAAAAACATCCTTTTTAGGCAATGGCTTAGCAAAAAATAGCGTCTATCGATAAAGTTTCAACCGACATTAAAAAACTTATGTCTCAGGCGCGTTTATGAGATCAACATCACAAAAAACCGGCCAAATCACTGCATCACAAACAAAATAAAAACAAGCACGCAACTTTTGAAAAATAAAAAAAACCCTCCAGCATCAACTAAATAAAATATCACTAAAGGAAAAACGCAAGCCACGTGAATAAAGCGGCAATAGATAGTTTTTTGTTATTTAGTAAAGACAACTGAAGCGAAAGGAAAGGTTATTGAGAGGAATTAAAAAAGCCCCCGAAGGGGCTTTTATCAGAACTGAACACCTTTACGTGTTGCTTCATCCTTGACGTAGGATTCCCAGCTGGTAGCCGTCTTCTTGGTATCATCGAAGCCCTTCGCCAGGCGAAGCTGCTTGATGGCACCTTTGTAGTCGTGCTTGAAGAAGTAAGCCTGTGCCAAGGCCAGGTAAGCCCTGCCAGGTTGAGACAGGTTGCCTGCATCGATGGCCTTGTTCAGGGCCACAATGGCTTTCTCATACTTCTCCTGCTCCAGCAGCAGGTTACCCTGCTTCAGGAAGTGCTTACCGTCCTTACCAGCCTCACCGGCACGACCATAGTATTCAATGGCCTTGTCCAACTCCTTGGCGTTGTGCCAAGTGTTGGCCAGTATCGCAAGAGAGCTCTCGTCTTCCGGAATAAGACCGGCTTTCATGAACTTCTCTTGGATGATAGCGGACTTGTAAGGAATGTCCTGGCTAGCATACAGCTGGGCAAGAACCTTGCCTTCGTTTTCCTTGGTCAGGAAACCTTGCTTGTAAGCCAGTGCATAGGTAGCGAGCGCCTTATCTGAGTCGTTGACCAGCATGTAGGTCTGACCCAGTTGCAGCCACCACTGCTTCTCCTTGGGATCCAGCTTCACCAGCTCTTCCAGAACCGGAACCATCTGCTTGTACATCTTACGGTCAAAGAAGGCCGCCAGTTTCAGCACATAGGGGTTCTTGTTCGGTTTTTTGTAGAGCTTGATGGCCTTGTCTGCAAAGGGCACTACCTTATCCAGCTCTTTCATCTGGTAGTAGGCCTGAGCCATCATGGTGAAAACGTCTGCACTTTCCTTACCGGAAAAGTCCATCCACTTCTGCAGGTAGGTCAAGGACTCACGCCATTTCTCACGCTGCTGAAGCATCTGGCCGACCTGGCGCAATACGCCTTCCTGCTCAGTCTGGTTCAGAGCGCCAGAGTCTGCAGCACGTTTGAGGTACTGCAGGGACTGGTCCCACTTTTCTTGGTAATAGTAAATGGTACCGATGAAGCGATCGACGTAGGCCTTGTCGTAACCGTCGTGGGGCGACATGTCCTGCAGGATCTTCAAGGCACCGGCATAATCCTCTTTGCTGAAGAGGTCATAGGCCTTGGTGACGGGACGCCCGGCGGACTCGGACAGAGCCTGAGTCTTACGCTTCGGAACCTCCTTTACCTGCACCACATTGTCATCTGCCAGCGCGGACTGCGGCAGGGTGACTGCGCCGGCCAGTGCCAGCACAGCCAGTAAAGAAGAAGCGAGCTTTTTCATCTTCATTACTTTTTACCCTCCAGTTTGAAGTCCAGCTGGACTGTCAGACCAGGTTGTTTAACAGGCTTGCCGTCAACGATCTTCGGCTTGTACTTCCACTTGGCCAGCGCACGCTTGGCTTCGCGGTCGAAGATACGCTTGGGTTCGGCGTCGATGACTTCGATGTCCTCAACACCGCCGACTTCGTTGATGGTGAAGCTCAGTTTTACCCAACCTTCACGACCGTCACGGGCCGCTTCCACAGGATACTTGGGATCCATACGGAAGATGGGGGTTGCTTCGCCATCACCACCCACGGGACCACCGATAGAGGGTGCACCACCGATAGCAGGGCCACCTCCACGGGAGGAGAAGTCCAACTTGGGCAGATTCAGATTCTCCATAGGCGTTTGCGCCTTGGGAGTATCATCTGGAATCGCCTTCATGGGCTTTGGCGGCTCCTTCGGCGGCGGCGGCTTCTTGGGCAACTCCCGCGTCTTGTTCTGGGGAGGCGTTTCCTGTTTGTCCATGGAGATGTCGATAACAGGGGCGTCAGCGCTAGGGTTGAAGCGCTTGGCACCGCCGGAAATCAAGTAGGCCATGAACCAAATCAGGGCAAACGTGACCACAATCCCCAGCAATATACTTGCTATGGATCTAGCCATAATTAACTCCCAGGTGTTGCAGCCACGGAGATCTTGTCGATACCCGCTGCCTTGACTTGGTCCATAACCTGGACGACAACACCATGCTTGGTATCTTTATCGGCCTGGATCACGACGCTGGATTCGGGTTGCTCAGCCAACATACGTTCTACGTTGGCACGAACACGCTCGACATCCACGACGCGTTTTTCCATGTGGACTTCGCCATTGGCGGAAACACCAATAAAGATATTGGCAGACTTCTTCTTGGTAGCCGTAGCCGCCGTCGGGCGGTTTACGTCAATACCAGACTCTTTGACAAAAGAGGTGGTTACGATGAAGAAGATCAGCATGATGAACACGATGTCGAGCATCGGAGTCATGTCAATGCTGGCTTCTTCCTCTTGCCGTACACGTTTACGTGCCATAGCGACTCTCTCTTAGTGATGCGGCATGCTATCGACAAGGCGATGGCTTGCAACTTTAACCTTGGCCTCAAGACGGGAGCTGAAGAACACCCCGGACAAGGCCGCGACCATGCCCGCCATGGTGGGGACAGTGGCCATGGAAATGCCGGATGCCATCAGTCGGGGGTTACCCGTACCCGTATTCGCCATGATCTCAAACACGTGCACCATACCGGTTACCGTGCCCAAGAGCCCCATCAGCGGGCAAACCGCCACCAGGGTCTTGATGAGTTGCATGCGCGCGTTCAACTGTTCATTGGCTTGGGAGATCCATGCCTCACGGATTCTATGCGCGTACCAGGATGTGGTGTCCTCCCGAGCGTCCCATTTACCCACAACCTCTTTTGCCAGTTTAGGAAAAGCGGATGTGACGTACATGTAACGTTCGATCATCAGAACCCACATGATGCACAATACGAGGGCCAGCCAGTAGAGGACTATGCCCCCCGTATTCATAAAATCCCTGACAGATTCCCAAAGCTCTATCAGGAAGAGCATCATTACTTAGACTCCTTCTCCGCGTGTTCCGCGATAAGACCGGTGGCCTGCTCCTCGATGAGGTGGATCAGGGACTGGCTACGGGAGTACACGATGGAGTGCAGGAAGATCAGCGGCAGAGCAGCAACCAGACCCAGTACGGTGGTTACCAGAGCGGTAGAGATACCGCCGGCCATGATCTTCGGATCACCGGTACCGAACAGGGTGATGGATTGGAAGGTCGCGATCATACCGGTAACGGTCCCCAGCAGACCCAGCAGCGGGGCTACGGCAGCCAGTACCTTGATGATGGCAACGCCACGCTCGATGCGGGGAGTTTCCTTCAGGATGGCTTCGTCCAGTTTCAGCTCCAGGGTTTCAACGTCAACGTTACGGTTGTTTTCGTAAACCTTGAGGATGCGACCCAGGGGGTTGTTGTCGCTGGGAGTGTCGGACTTGAGCTGTTTGCGAATAGCAGCGCTGATGCCGCCCAGAACGAACAGACGCTCCAGAACGATCAGCAGGCCCAGACCCAGTACGCCGGTGATGATGTAACCGACGGTACCACCTTGATTGTAACGCTCAAGCAGAGTCACTTTCTGCGTCATCAGGGTCAGGATGGTGCCACGAGAGGGGTCGACGAAGAGGGCAGAGTAGCCAGACTTGTTCTTGGCATAATCGGCAACAGAGTCGGTAATGTAAGACTCAGGCTGACGAGACAGCTCGCTGATACCACCGGCCTCGGCGTTGTAGACCAAGAACTCTTTGTCGTTCATCAGGTTGAAGGTACCCACGCGGGTCACTTCCATCTGCTTCTTCTCACCGGAAGTGGTGGTTACGGTAGCAGGGAACTTGACGACTTCACCAGAAGCGGTCATTTCCTTTTGCAGGGCGAACCACAGGTCTTCCAGCTGGGGCATCTCAGGCAGTTCTTTGCTCTGAGCCAGTTCGCTCATTTCCTTATCACGGCCAGGGTACTGGGCAGAGATAATGGAAGTTTGGAAGCGGGAGTTGGCATCGCCAGCGACCTGACGAACCACACCGAACATTTCACCCATGTTGCCTACGGCCAGGGTCAGCTTCTCTTCCAGCTCAGCCAGAGTCTTCTCGTTGTCAGAAAACTGGGCTTCCAGCTTCTTGCCACGAGCCTGTTCGTCGGCCAGATCACGCTTGGCCTTGCTCAGCAGGGCCTGCTTGTCGGCGCGCTCGGACAGGAACTCCTGCTCACGCTCTTTGTTGATCTTGCCATCAGAGAGGCGATCTTTTTGAACCTGTTGCAGCAGTTGCTCCAGGGTCTTGGCCTGGGGAGCAGCTGCCATTACCGGCTGGGCAGCCAGCATAAGACCCGCAGCCAGGGCCACGCTCTTCAGTACGGTTTTCATTCGGCAGACTCCGGCGCTTCGATGGGCAGTTTCATGAGGTTCGGGGCAGCTTGGCCACGAGCCAGTTTAACCGCTTCACGGATAGAGGTGATGTATTCGTCACCCACCTTCTCCCAGGCTTTGGTTTCTTTGTTCCAGAACCAGGCATTCTTCTGGTCCAGGGACATAGCCAGGAAGGCCACACGGCCAACGTGAACGAAGTCTACAGAGAGTTGCTTGCCGTCAACCGGCAGTACGCCCTGGTAGGCGGAGCTCTTGGAACCGTATTCCACTTCGATCTGGTAGGCCTCAAGGATGCGGCGGTACTTCTCGGAGGTGGAGACAGCAGAGTCTTCCATCATGTCCTTGAGCTTCTGAACGCGCTGGGTACGCTCTTCCTTCTCGAAAGGAATATCCAGGGCGACGAATTTCTCAAGGGTATCGATCATCTTGTACATCAGCGGCACGACGCCTTGCTGCGTCTTGGTGATGTTGTTGATCTGCTTGTTATAACGACCCATTTCGGCCTGCTGACTCTCAATCAGCTTGGCGATGTGGTCATTGTAGATTTTCAGGTTGTCGTTCTCGGCAACGGTGGAGCGGTACTCACCGATGAGATCACGAGTCTGATCTGAAAGCTTGTCTATCTTGGCCTGTGAGGCCGCGGCGGCGTCATTGATATTTTTCTCAACGTCTTGAGAAGAGACAAGAGGATCGGCCGCAAAAGCGGCGCTACCGGCGAACATAAAGGCACCGGCAAGGGCCGCAGCGAGTGTGCTTCTCTTGCTTAGTCTGGACATAGTTCCCAACCAACGTCTTATCGTTATAGATCCCTACTCACCTAAGGGCGGTAGGAGTTCGGAGGATTGCACGCCAGGCACAGTGCGCCCGGGGTACACCAGCACTGGATAATTCCAGATAAGTAACAGGGTGTCAACACGGCCCAAGCCCGCTCCCCAGTAAGGAAGCGGGCTTCACGACGTCAGCCGACACCAGGAATTAAACGCAATTGTGATCCGCTTCCCATTCCCAAAAAATGGCGTGACCTCATGATTCAAGTATGAGGGGAAGAGCACCAGGGTTCCAGGCGAGGTAGGCAAGTTAATGGATCCCGTATTGAAAGGTGCCTGCAGACCGCTGTTACCAGGGTCCAAGAACATGTTCGCACCCGGCTTGGTGTCGAGGAAGCGCAGCACACCATTGTCCTTTCGACCTTCATCAGGCTGGCCATCATCGACAAAATAGACACCGGACCAGGAAGACATCGGATGAGTGTGAGCAGAGATATATCCGCCCGATTCTGTGATGTGGAACCAAGCTTCGTTCTGGATCACCAGCTTGGCCATGGTGGCATCATCATAGCCGTTCAAGGTTTTTATGAGCGTCGCTAAGGCCTTCATGCAGATGTTACGAAGTGTCTTGATAGCAGGCTGCTCCCAGCCAAACAGATCCAACTCGCTCTCGAAAATGCCTACCTGGATAGTCTGGGTTGGGACTGGGTTGCGGTACTTGTGCGGGTCTTGTTCCGCCTCAAGGATAACCGCCTTCAGTTCCTCATTCAGCGCTTGAGCATTGTCTACCTGATGCAAACAAAGTGGCGAAGCAAAAATGGGGGTAATTTTCATCGCGTTTTCCTTCAATAAAAAAAGGCTGCAGAGCAGCCTTTTTTATTGCCTTCA
This region includes:
- a CDS encoding TonB-dependent receptor plug domain-containing protein, coding for MMSKTITSKAVSWALFASASAAVTMPVLAADDGSDLERIEVTGSRIKRTDMETASPVSVISAKDLAAGSYTSVADVLSQSTFSAGAPTGSSTNNGGEGVSRVNLRGMGEARTLVLVNGRRMVNSGSGADASVDLSSIPVAMIERIEVLKDGASAVYGSDAVAGVINIITKKDFEGLQMDASYGGTKEGDANTAEISMLMGGSFDRGNIVIGASYLDRGLAKQSERDWSSCVRKKNAEGACGSGSAVIPGGLVSFGGKDYEFDQGSQQWVEATSRYNYVPFQYLYTPQKRASLFGSGHYELTDDTQLFTEFFHTKRMSSQQLAPSPVSGVEITVNDPSTPFDGQKVEYARRMTDAGPRGYEQTVDTTRFVLGAQGSLDIHNGLDWDLSYTWGRNDSVSKVHNLQNTRKLAETTNPDICGENGVPCGNWLVPEGQLSQDLLDYVNYTDTSTGGNEMNVVAGNISGDLFELPAGMLGFAAGAEYRRESGWFQPDAVTVAGDSAQSQQDPTSGSYDTTQVYAEFAVPLLSDVFLAKDLSVEAAIRYFDYSTFGNDSTWKLGLTWRLNDDLMLRGVRSTAFRAPTVSELYGGNVGSFDYLDDPCSGYGSKDPSTTLYQKCNAEIGDTTYEFDNQIENTWLSDKELKPEQADTLTLGAVWSPSFINGFSATLDYYEIKVTDAIVRIDGQQYLDRCYAGETAACDLLELSRSSLSNKINHMVRPLTNVGEQKSKGVDLNMRYAFDALGLGWTVTWDTSYLDSFKQDGREYAGTISGDNGAYAKWKHNASLKLSGDKWDASWRVRFIDGMKDLELQSFKTDAVFYHDVSASYHFNDKATVTLGVDNLFDQDPEFVPHYSNANTVPEVYDVLGTYAYAKLSWRI
- a CDS encoding tetratricopeptide repeat protein, which gives rise to MKKLASSLLAVLALAGAVTLPQSALADDNVVQVKEVPKRKTQALSESAGRPVTKAYDLFSKEDYAGALKILQDMSPHDGYDKAYVDRFIGTIYYYQEKWDQSLQYLKRAADSGALNQTEQEGVLRQVGQMLQQREKWRESLTYLQKWMDFSGKESADVFTMMAQAYYQMKELDKVVPFADKAIKLYKKPNKNPYVLKLAAFFDRKMYKQMVPVLEELVKLDPKEKQWWLQLGQTYMLVNDSDKALATYALAYKQGFLTKENEGKVLAQLYASQDIPYKSAIIQEKFMKAGLIPEDESSLAILANTWHNAKELDKAIEYYGRAGEAGKDGKHFLKQGNLLLEQEKYEKAIVALNKAIDAGNLSQPGRAYLALAQAYFFKHDYKGAIKQLRLAKGFDDTKKTATSWESYVKDEATRKGVQF
- a CDS encoding energy transducer TonB — protein: MARSIASILLGIVVTFALIWFMAYLISGGAKRFNPSADAPVIDISMDKQETPPQNKTRELPKKPPPPKEPPKPMKAIPDDTPKAQTPMENLNLPKLDFSSRGGGPAIGGAPSIGGPVGGDGEATPIFRMDPKYPVEAARDGREGWVKLSFTINEVGGVEDIEVIDAEPKRIFDREAKRALAKWKYKPKIVDGKPVKQPGLTVQLDFKLEGKK
- a CDS encoding ExbD/TolR family protein: MARKRVRQEEEASIDMTPMLDIVFIMLIFFIVTTSFVKESGIDVNRPTAATATKKKSANIFIGVSANGEVHMEKRVVDVERVRANVERMLAEQPESSVVIQADKDTKHGVVVQVMDQVKAAGIDKISVAATPGS
- a CDS encoding MotA/TolQ/ExbB proton channel family protein, encoding MMLFLIELWESVRDFMNTGGIVLYWLALVLCIMWVLMIERYMYVTSAFPKLAKEVVGKWDAREDTTSWYAHRIREAWISQANEQLNARMQLIKTLVAVCPLMGLLGTVTGMVHVFEIMANTGTGNPRLMASGISMATVPTMAGMVAALSGVFFSSRLEAKVKVASHRLVDSMPHH